The Chryseobacterium indicum genome includes a window with the following:
- a CDS encoding single-stranded DNA-binding protein has protein sequence MNTIVGRITQNAKINTLKNDKKVVNFSVAINDSYKTKQGERKEQTTYYNCSYWINAKIAEYLTKGTLVELSGRISSSAWIGKDGEIKSGLNFHTSNIKLHGGKQKSEFNKEPIANPQNNNSNPFSDETDDDLPF, from the coding sequence ATGAACACTATCGTAGGTAGAATTACTCAAAACGCAAAAATCAACACCCTAAAAAATGACAAAAAAGTCGTGAACTTTTCAGTAGCCATTAATGACAGCTACAAAACCAAACAAGGCGAACGCAAAGAGCAAACTACCTATTACAATTGCTCTTATTGGATAAATGCCAAAATAGCAGAATATCTTACCAAAGGTACTTTGGTGGAATTATCAGGCAGGATAAGCAGTAGTGCTTGGATAGGAAAAGATGGAGAAATAAAGTCTGGACTGAACTTCCATACTTCAAACATCAAATTGCACGGTGGAAAGCAAAAATCTGAATTCAACAAAGAACCGATTGCAAACCCACAAAACAACAATAGCAATCCTTTTTCAGATGAAACTGATGATGATTTACCATTTTAA
- a CDS encoding PRTRC system protein C: MLIATQLERVFILKDNGQDIKLPDPEPKWSVDAVMNFYANTYPILTTAKVSAPQIKEDTIQYKFESVMGTKG; this comes from the coding sequence ATGTTAATCGCAACTCAACTAGAAAGAGTTTTTATACTCAAAGATAATGGACAGGATATAAAATTACCCGACCCAGAACCAAAATGGAGCGTAGATGCCGTAATGAATTTTTACGCCAATACTTATCCAATTCTAACCACCGCCAAAGTTTCCGCACCACAAATCAAAGAAGATACTATTCAGTACAAATTTGAAAGTGTAATGGGAACGAAAGGATAA
- a CDS encoding toprim domain-containing protein yields the protein MNCEEVKEKINIRTVLESFNLFPVKENRKTAFYFALDREEKIPSLLVDFVKNKAFDFGTGKSYDVISIVQQMNQCSVSEALKYLVKFDFSVQNEFQNEKTKQKKEYKILNVCEIQHPALTQYLKFRKVYGQKDLVKEIEYELNGKKYFGIGFFNNSRGVEIRNKYSKICLGKKDVTLIKNELNVSNEIIIFEGFFDYLTYKNLEKKGNSNSDYLILNSTAMLFKVEETLKKYDKISLFLDNDKNGNATKKAILKKYENVEDCSLIYRGFKDLNEWFCSKEDL from the coding sequence ATGAATTGTGAAGAAGTAAAAGAAAAAATAAATATAAGAACGGTTTTAGAATCATTCAACCTTTTTCCTGTGAAAGAAAACAGGAAAACGGCTTTTTATTTTGCGCTCGACAGAGAGGAAAAAATCCCAAGTTTGTTGGTTGATTTTGTCAAAAACAAAGCGTTTGATTTTGGAACGGGAAAAAGTTATGACGTGATCTCAATTGTTCAACAGATGAATCAATGTTCTGTTTCTGAAGCGTTGAAATATTTGGTGAAATTTGATTTTTCTGTACAAAATGAATTTCAAAATGAAAAGACAAAACAAAAAAAAGAGTATAAAATTCTCAATGTCTGTGAAATTCAGCATCCTGCATTAACTCAGTATTTAAAATTCCGAAAAGTTTATGGGCAAAAAGATTTGGTGAAAGAAATTGAATATGAATTGAACGGTAAAAAATATTTTGGAATTGGATTTTTCAACAATTCTAGAGGCGTTGAAATCCGAAATAAATATTCGAAAATATGTTTAGGCAAAAAAGATGTGACTTTGATAAAAAATGAGTTGAATGTTTCTAATGAAATCATAATTTTTGAAGGCTTTTTTGATTATTTGACTTATAAAAATTTGGAAAAGAAAGGAAATTCTAATTCAGATTATTTAATTCTCAATTCTACGGCGATGCTTTTTAAAGTTGAGGAAACGTTGAAAAAGTATGATAAAATTTCGCTTTTTTTGGATAATGATAAAAACGGGAATGCTACCAAAAAGGCTATCCTAAAGAAATATGAAAATGTGGAAGATTGTTCGCTGATTTATCGTGGCTTCAAAGATTTGAATGAGTGGTTTTGCTCAAAAGAAGACTTATAA
- a CDS encoding PRTRC system protein E, whose amino-acid sequence MQTNFFRQLANLNLTGDLQITFRATTENSFVLSLLLNNEQCGDEARKLIPPLNLRGTAEELDNGFFETISIPLQTASGLMVDMESFMKQLEEAKKKSAMEKGKSEKEKKEKEAKEKKYNEALQKAEELEKEGKYKEAWTALPKVSEYPDFAETIRKKQDEYERHFAPSLFTENSTDNMAENQENY is encoded by the coding sequence ATGCAAACCAATTTTTTCAGACAACTTGCCAATTTGAACCTTACAGGCGATTTGCAAATCACATTCAGAGCAACCACAGAAAATAGTTTTGTCCTTTCCTTATTGCTCAATAACGAACAATGCGGTGACGAAGCAAGAAAACTCATTCCGCCACTCAATCTTCGTGGTACAGCCGAAGAATTAGACAATGGATTTTTTGAAACTATTTCTATACCATTACAAACTGCATCGGGATTGATGGTAGATATGGAAAGTTTCATGAAACAACTCGAAGAAGCCAAAAAGAAATCCGCTATGGAAAAGGGAAAATCCGAAAAAGAGAAAAAGGAAAAGGAAGCCAAAGAGAAAAAGTACAATGAAGCCTTACAGAAAGCCGAAGAATTAGAAAAAGAAGGTAAATACAAAGAAGCTTGGACAGCATTACCAAAGGTTTCCGAATATCCCGACTTTGCCGAAACAATACGCAAGAAACAGGACGAATATGAAAGACATTTTGCACCAAGCCTTTTTACTGAAAATTCAACGGATAATATGGCTGAAAATCAAGAAAATTACTAA
- a CDS encoding addiction module toxin RelE: MEAQFNFQLRHRNDKREWEDIEVYYQTHCDRTTAIRYARNLSKIFNSEIRLTEGKEPFKTSGTYIYEQTEPLKIRNYGKLV, encoded by the coding sequence ATGGAAGCACAATTTAATTTTCAGTTAAGACACCGAAACGATAAAAGAGAATGGGAAGATATTGAGGTGTATTATCAAACCCATTGCGATAGGACTACTGCAATACGCTATGCAAGAAATCTTTCCAAAATATTCAATTCGGAAATCCGATTGACAGAGGGAAAAGAGCCATTCAAAACAAGCGGAACATACATTTACGAACAAACAGAACCTTTAAAAATTAGAAATTATGGCAAATTGGTGTAG
- a CDS encoding ferritin: MNTKRLSDSIEKALSDQMNKEIHASHTFLSYGIWADDKGYQGIANFLYRHAQEERNHSIKFMEYVLNRGGKPKVDAIPAPPADPESLTDCFEGVFKHEVDNTTAIYKIVDMALEEKDWATWNFMQWFVQEQIEEETLAQNLIDKLKIAGGDRATDESLFTLDKTLQETPGDVPLAQEATGDNP, encoded by the coding sequence ATGAATACCAAAAGACTTTCCGATTCCATTGAAAAAGCATTAAGCGACCAGATGAACAAAGAAATTCACGCTTCACACACCTTTTTATCATACGGAATCTGGGCAGACGATAAAGGATATCAGGGAATTGCCAATTTCCTGTACAGACACGCTCAGGAAGAAAGAAATCACTCCATTAAATTCATGGAATATGTATTAAACAGAGGCGGAAAGCCAAAGGTAGATGCAATTCCTGCTCCTCCGGCAGATCCGGAATCGCTAACCGATTGTTTTGAAGGAGTTTTCAAACATGAAGTGGACAATACGACTGCCATTTATAAAATTGTAGATATGGCTCTTGAAGAAAAGGACTGGGCAACGTGGAACTTTATGCAGTGGTTTGTGCAGGAGCAGATTGAAGAGGAAACACTGGCTCAGAATTTAATTGATAAATTAAAAATTGCAGGTGGAGACAGAGCTACGGATGAATCTTTATTTACCTTAGATAAAACTTTACAGGAAACTCCGGGAGACGTTCCATTGGCGCAGGAAGCGACAGGAGATAATCCTTAA
- a CDS encoding bacteriocin-like protein, whose protein sequence is MKKLKKISREQLKQVKGAGPNVPACPVGHLWRCEAVGVCDEVFDQWDCLCGCYPVDPIHPTLPFPR, encoded by the coding sequence ATGAAAAAATTGAAAAAAATTTCAAGAGAGCAGTTGAAGCAGGTAAAAGGAGCAGGACCCAATGTTCCGGCTTGTCCTGTAGGACATTTATGGAGATGTGAAGCCGTTGGTGTTTGCGATGAGGTGTTCGATCAGTGGGATTGTCTTTGCGGATGCTATCCTGTAGATCCTATTCATCCAACTCTTCCTTTTCCAAGATAA
- a CDS encoding prokaryotic E2 ligase family D protein → MKDIIQDFGTLYHPTTALVFYQNDERNIETYVEHFDMDKNGNPINAHPLTEREAKELIKALTTNTQKKKSQDFLKPKGILPTHILQINPNAENGSAIWYTKSMKRQLYFTENLEISNGTAEIPAMLWLATQRRLKIFSLPNNRRPTEKTPLFYAPFFNVYEDGNVCMGTVDVNFQNSTSLEEFTEKWENYFFNSYFSHLMNEHNPIKGNCVSLWKSLINTEKQFPKEALKQANRTLKNLLK, encoded by the coding sequence ATGAAAGATATTATCCAAGATTTTGGTACACTCTACCACCCAACAACAGCATTGGTATTTTATCAAAACGATGAAAGAAACATAGAAACTTATGTAGAGCATTTTGATATGGATAAAAACGGAAATCCAATCAATGCCCATCCTTTGACAGAGCGAGAAGCAAAAGAATTGATTAAAGCACTTACCACTAATACCCAAAAGAAAAAAAGTCAAGATTTTCTAAAACCAAAAGGAATTTTACCAACCCACATTCTGCAAATCAATCCAAATGCGGAGAATGGAAGTGCGATTTGGTACACCAAATCAATGAAACGACAACTCTATTTTACTGAAAATTTAGAAATCTCCAATGGAACAGCAGAAATTCCTGCAATGTTGTGGTTGGCAACTCAACGAAGACTTAAGATCTTCTCTCTTCCAAACAACCGAAGACCTACAGAGAAAACACCGCTTTTTTACGCTCCATTTTTTAATGTGTATGAAGATGGAAATGTTTGTATGGGAACGGTGGACGTAAATTTCCAAAACTCAACTTCGTTGGAAGAATTTACAGAAAAATGGGAAAACTATTTTTTTAATTCTTATTTCAGCCATTTGATGAATGAACACAATCCCATTAAAGGAAATTGTGTAAGCCTTTGGAAAAGCCTTATCAATACAGAAAAACAATTCCCAAAAGAAGCCTTAAAACAAGCAAACAGAACTTTAAAAAATCTACTAAAATGA
- a CDS encoding alkaline phosphatase family protein: MKAKLFSMAVVMSCFLGAQTKKVLFIGIDGCRADVMMSSGTPNIHALADQSVYSLDGLCAATTWSGNGWSTMLTGVWHTKHNVQDNNFTSPNYANYPDFLTRAEAYNPNLKTISLAHWAPVNNTIVQNADVKTNFTTDLAVKNEAVNALQNDNPDILFIDFDDVDHAGHSYGFSSSVPQYVSAIQTIDTYIGEIVNAMKSRSTYSNEDWLVVLTTDHGAVDNGHGGGNLSERNIFTIYSNPNFTPQQISRTISESPKTFNQLNLPAGTYAKPANQAPFNFGATQDFTVEFWVKPNVAYTSDPVMMSNKNWANGKNKGFVISGYSGQTFKMNIGDGINRIDLVGGKMELNTWKHIAVSFDRDGLVTMYEDGVPVTFAKMNTIGNIDSGLPFTINQDGTNTYSPTLAASYRDIRVWKSALPNEVIVNWANQDITASHPYYSQLVTNWKCDEVSGNTLADSGPNANTVTITGSPARNLNTVANFKIYNYLSTTRETDHLPTVLNWLCIPVQPSWGIDGINRIPLCANGILSASETEITASDFMIYPNPSNQEVNIQFKSKEKVMKLEIMDAKGSLILSKNVNSYNDDYHEKPDINHFPSGIYYIKITGKGKSLTKTLIKQ, translated from the coding sequence ATGAAAGCAAAACTATTTTCAATGGCAGTCGTAATGAGCTGTTTTCTCGGAGCTCAGACGAAGAAAGTTCTTTTCATCGGGATCGACGGTTGTCGGGCGGATGTTATGATGTCTTCCGGTACGCCGAACATTCATGCACTGGCAGATCAGTCAGTTTATTCTTTAGACGGTCTCTGTGCTGCAACTACCTGGAGCGGAAATGGCTGGAGCACTATGCTTACAGGAGTTTGGCATACGAAACACAATGTGCAGGACAATAATTTTACCAGTCCGAATTATGCAAATTACCCTGACTTTTTAACGAGAGCAGAAGCGTATAATCCCAATTTAAAAACCATTTCTCTGGCTCATTGGGCTCCGGTTAACAATACTATTGTTCAGAACGCGGATGTAAAGACTAATTTCACAACAGATCTTGCAGTGAAAAATGAGGCTGTAAATGCACTGCAAAACGATAATCCGGATATTTTGTTTATTGATTTTGACGATGTGGATCACGCCGGACATTCTTATGGTTTTTCGTCTTCTGTGCCGCAGTATGTTTCTGCCATACAAACTATTGATACGTACATCGGAGAAATTGTAAACGCCATGAAAAGCCGATCAACGTACAGTAATGAAGACTGGCTGGTTGTTTTAACCACGGATCACGGTGCGGTAGATAACGGTCATGGAGGCGGAAATCTTTCGGAAAGGAATATTTTTACCATCTATTCTAATCCTAATTTTACTCCTCAGCAAATCAGCAGAACCATTTCAGAATCTCCTAAAACGTTCAATCAGCTCAATCTTCCTGCAGGAACGTATGCAAAACCTGCGAATCAGGCTCCATTTAATTTCGGAGCAACTCAGGATTTTACAGTTGAATTCTGGGTGAAACCGAACGTAGCCTACACGAGCGATCCTGTAATGATGAGTAATAAAAACTGGGCAAACGGAAAAAACAAAGGCTTTGTGATCTCAGGATATTCCGGACAGACTTTTAAAATGAATATCGGCGACGGAATCAACAGGATTGATCTTGTGGGCGGAAAAATGGAACTCAATACATGGAAGCATATTGCCGTAAGTTTCGACAGAGACGGACTTGTAACAATGTATGAAGATGGCGTTCCCGTTACTTTTGCAAAAATGAATACCATTGGAAATATTGATTCGGGACTTCCGTTTACGATCAATCAGGATGGGACGAACACCTACAGTCCAACGCTTGCAGCTTCCTACAGAGACATCAGAGTCTGGAAATCTGCGCTTCCGAATGAGGTCATCGTGAATTGGGCAAATCAGGATATTACGGCTTCGCATCCATATTATTCTCAATTGGTTACCAACTGGAAATGTGATGAGGTTTCGGGAAATACACTGGCAGACTCTGGTCCGAATGCAAACACCGTTACGATTACCGGATCTCCTGCCAGAAATCTGAACACGGTTGCTAATTTTAAAATTTATAATTATTTATCAACAACCCGGGAAACGGATCATTTGCCGACTGTATTGAACTGGTTGTGTATTCCCGTTCAGCCATCTTGGGGAATTGATGGAATCAACAGAATTCCGCTATGCGCCAACGGAATTTTATCTGCTTCAGAAACAGAGATTACAGCAAGTGATTTTATGATTTATCCCAATCCTTCGAATCAGGAGGTAAATATACAATTCAAATCAAAGGAAAAAGTAATGAAGCTGGAAATTATGGATGCAAAAGGATCATTGATTTTATCAAAAAATGTGAATTCCTACAACGATGATTACCATGAAAAACCAGATATTAATCATTTTCCGAGCGGAATTTATTACATAAAAATAACAGGGAAAGGAAAGTCACTTACGAAAACATTGATAAAGCAATAG
- a CDS encoding PRTRC system ThiF family protein, with product MNTEITKYQEVKTKVHFTDNALINPTNPITVNLIGAGGTGSQVLTALARMNHALSELNHAGLSVRLWDDDVISEANLGRQLFAESELGLSKSVALINRANRFFGTNWKAETQRFEKYDLVQLQSNMKSEIYISCVDSVKSRFYIAEILNELKMDKSYYRNQCKYWMDFGNSQFTGQVLLSTIGNIKQPNSKKYETVESLPFITEEFGELLKISETEDDTPSCSLAEALEKQDLFINSVLAQMGSSLLWSLFRNGLIENRGFFLNLKNFQSQPIKL from the coding sequence ATGAATACAGAAATAACGAAATACCAAGAAGTCAAAACTAAAGTCCATTTCACAGACAATGCTCTAATTAATCCTACCAATCCAATTACAGTGAATTTAATTGGAGCTGGTGGAACAGGTTCGCAGGTTCTAACTGCATTGGCAAGAATGAACCACGCTTTATCAGAACTCAATCACGCCGGTTTATCTGTGAGATTATGGGACGATGATGTGATTTCCGAAGCGAATTTAGGCAGACAACTTTTTGCAGAAAGTGAATTGGGATTGTCTAAGTCTGTAGCATTAATCAACAGAGCCAACCGATTTTTTGGAACGAATTGGAAAGCTGAAACCCAAAGATTTGAGAAATATGATTTAGTACAATTGCAAAGCAATATGAAATCAGAAATTTATATTTCTTGTGTGGATAGCGTAAAATCACGTTTTTACATTGCAGAAATTTTAAATGAATTGAAGATGGATAAAAGTTATTACAGAAACCAATGCAAATACTGGATGGATTTTGGGAACAGTCAATTCACAGGACAAGTTTTACTTTCTACCATCGGAAATATCAAACAACCTAATTCCAAGAAATACGAAACGGTGGAAAGTCTTCCTTTTATTACCGAAGAATTTGGAGAACTTTTAAAGATTTCCGAAACGGAAGATGATACACCAAGTTGCAGTTTGGCAGAAGCACTAGAAAAGCAGGATTTGTTCATTAATTCTGTATTAGCACAAATGGGAAGTTCACTACTTTGGAGCTTATTTCGCAATGGATTGATTGAAAACAGAGGCTTTTTTCTTAATCTGAAAAATTTTCAATCTCAACCCATAAAACTGTAA
- the ychF gene encoding redox-regulated ATPase YchF, which translates to MKCGIVGLPNVGKSTLFNCLSNAKAQSANYPFCTIEPNLGTVSVPDHRLFELEKIVKPERVLPAVVEIVDIAGLVKGASKGEGLGNQFLANIRECEAIIHVLRCFDNGNIVHVEGSVDPLRDKEIIDIELQLKDLETVGKAVEKAKKFIKSGKKEDVLAYETLQNLQKFLEDGKNAREFATDDLTKSIIGDVQLLTNKPVLYVCNVDENSIKHGNEWIGKIEEMAKNEGAEVVVLAAQIEADINELETYEEREIFLEELGLTEPGVNRLIRKAYDLLKLQTYFTAGVKEVRAWTIGKGWTAPQAAGVIHTDFEKGFIRAEVIKYDDYVNYGSEVKVKEAGKLSVEGKEYIVKDGDIMHFRFNV; encoded by the coding sequence ATGAAATGTGGAATCGTAGGCTTACCGAATGTAGGTAAATCAACTCTTTTTAACTGTCTGAGCAACGCAAAAGCACAGTCGGCAAACTATCCTTTCTGTACCATCGAACCGAATTTGGGAACTGTTTCAGTACCGGATCACCGATTGTTTGAGCTGGAAAAAATAGTAAAACCTGAGAGAGTTTTACCTGCAGTTGTAGAGATTGTAGACATCGCAGGACTTGTAAAAGGCGCAAGTAAAGGAGAAGGTTTAGGAAACCAGTTCCTTGCCAATATCCGCGAATGTGAGGCAATTATCCATGTTTTAAGATGTTTTGATAACGGTAATATTGTTCACGTAGAAGGTTCGGTAGATCCGTTAAGAGATAAAGAAATCATTGATATAGAACTTCAGCTGAAAGATCTGGAAACGGTAGGAAAAGCAGTTGAAAAGGCAAAAAAGTTCATTAAATCCGGTAAAAAAGAAGATGTTTTGGCTTATGAAACACTTCAGAATCTTCAGAAATTTTTAGAAGACGGTAAAAATGCGAGAGAATTTGCAACAGATGATCTTACGAAATCAATTATCGGAGATGTTCAATTATTAACCAATAAGCCGGTTCTTTACGTTTGCAACGTGGATGAAAATTCAATCAAGCACGGAAACGAATGGATTGGAAAAATTGAAGAAATGGCTAAAAATGAAGGCGCAGAAGTCGTTGTTTTAGCCGCTCAGATTGAAGCAGACATCAATGAACTGGAAACGTATGAAGAAAGAGAAATTTTCCTTGAAGAACTTGGTCTTACTGAACCGGGAGTAAACCGACTGATCAGAAAAGCCTATGATTTATTAAAACTTCAGACTTATTTTACAGCAGGAGTAAAAGAGGTAAGAGCATGGACAATCGGCAAAGGATGGACTGCTCCGCAGGCTGCAGGGGTAATTCATACCGACTTTGAAAAAGGATTCATCCGTGCAGAAGTAATTAAGTATGATGATTACGTCAACTACGGTTCTGAAGTAAAAGTAAAAGAAGCCGGAAAACTTTCTGTAGAAGGTAAGGAATACATCGTAAAAGACGGTGATATCATGCATTTCAGATTCAACGTATAA
- a CDS encoding DUF3853 family protein, producing MKNINPQTPICNLTVEEFLEISKKINSESKYEYGLKGLAKILGCSVSKASEIKSSGILDEAIIQNRNIIIIDKEKALQLFAKK from the coding sequence ATGAAAAATATAAATCCACAAACACCGATTTGCAATTTAACCGTTGAAGAATTTTTGGAAATTTCAAAAAAAATAAACTCTGAAAGCAAATATGAATACGGGCTTAAAGGTTTGGCAAAAATCCTTGGTTGCTCTGTTTCTAAAGCCTCCGAAATAAAATCTTCTGGAATATTGGATGAAGCCATTATTCAAAATAGAAATATCATAATCATTGATAAAGAAAAAGCATTACAGCTTTTTGCCAAAAAATAA
- a CDS encoding helix-turn-helix domain-containing protein, whose protein sequence is MEAIIFSKEQFDALMSKINDIHHKINLTNLPKQEVFLDNEEFIKMLKISRRTAQTWRDEGKISFSQVGNKIYYKLSDVEKTMDEYYNKSFSKKW, encoded by the coding sequence ATGGAGGCAATTATTTTCTCAAAAGAGCAATTCGATGCTTTAATGTCAAAAATCAATGACATTCACCACAAAATCAACTTAACAAATTTACCAAAGCAGGAAGTATTTTTAGATAATGAAGAATTTATCAAAATGCTGAAAATTTCACGGAGAACTGCACAAACCTGGCGTGATGAAGGCAAAATATCTTTTTCGCAAGTGGGAAACAAAATTTATTACAAGCTTTCAGATGTGGAAAAAACGATGGATGAATACTATAATAAATCCTTCTCTAAAAAATGGTAA
- a CDS encoding transposase, with product MKKLLILSALSITTLGFSQTNCENLKKENEALRSTNKVLTSENEYLKKIVEINKAILETEKDNSSFKITKVTGNKAEKTIAITFLLETKDENKKMTIEDVSIVDIEGKEYEIDFYKSSRPYPELDLNTPIKLNFSFKNIENQPLFIKMFRFKITSQPKRNLFENTKSNLEFKDLKVNWN from the coding sequence ATGAAGAAATTATTAATATTATCTGCGCTTTCAATAACAACTCTAGGATTCAGCCAAACCAATTGCGAAAATCTAAAAAAAGAAAATGAAGCACTTCGATCAACGAATAAAGTTTTGACTTCGGAAAATGAGTACCTGAAAAAAATAGTTGAAATTAATAAGGCAATTTTAGAAACAGAGAAAGATAACTCTTCATTTAAAATAACAAAAGTAACGGGGAATAAAGCCGAAAAAACTATTGCGATTACCTTTCTTTTGGAAACAAAAGACGAGAACAAAAAGATGACAATTGAGGACGTTTCCATTGTTGACATAGAAGGAAAAGAATATGAAATTGATTTTTACAAATCCAGCAGACCATATCCTGAATTGGATTTGAATACACCAATCAAACTGAATTTTTCGTTTAAAAATATAGAAAATCAACCTCTTTTTATAAAAATGTTTAGATTCAAAATAACTTCTCAACCTAAAAGAAACTTATTTGAAAATACAAAATCAAATTTAGAGTTTAAAGATTTGAAAGTAAATTGGAATTAA
- a CDS encoding site-specific integrase, with protein MASVKLVLRTVQESQTGHCPLYIRLIKDRKAKFLTTGQKLKPSEWDEAKQKVKKNHPNSARLNAYLSQVIADAEAQIVDVSRKNETVSAKKLKESIKGKESALFFDYAFKRLEKIKGSVSILTQRKYQAHLEKFKKYVGEKEFYFEDLTTVLLNDYITYCYSTLKNKNNTVQTNVRSLMKFYNDAIAEDVVPLNLYPFNKIKTKKDSARIKFLQKEEIEQLKNAELGEGSLMAKFRDMFVFCIYAGGLRMGDVISLQWKHINFEDSKLSKVIRKTGNLHSFRLVQPALEVLKKYKNENSTDESFVFSLVKNEEKFLKNEYYAISEIQRISQNINNEFTDLSQKLELNSKLTFHMSRHTFATNALNNGMRIEHVSKVMDHSSIRVTEIYAKVINTELDASMDKFVY; from the coding sequence ATGGCATCAGTGAAATTAGTTCTGAGAACAGTACAAGAATCCCAAACAGGACATTGTCCACTTTACATTAGACTTATTAAAGACCGAAAAGCAAAATTTCTCACGACAGGTCAGAAATTAAAGCCTTCAGAATGGGACGAAGCAAAGCAAAAAGTAAAGAAAAATCATCCGAATAGTGCGAGATTAAATGCCTATTTGTCTCAAGTTATTGCAGATGCAGAAGCGCAGATTGTTGACGTTTCAAGGAAAAATGAAACAGTTTCTGCTAAGAAACTCAAAGAATCAATTAAAGGCAAAGAGTCTGCCTTGTTTTTTGATTATGCCTTTAAAAGATTGGAAAAAATTAAAGGCTCCGTTTCCATTTTAACACAACGCAAATATCAAGCGCATTTAGAGAAATTCAAAAAATATGTGGGTGAAAAAGAATTTTATTTTGAAGACCTTACTACCGTCTTACTGAATGATTACATTACCTATTGCTATTCTACTTTAAAAAACAAAAACAACACAGTACAAACCAATGTAAGAAGTTTGATGAAATTCTACAATGATGCCATTGCAGAAGACGTGGTACCTCTAAATCTGTATCCTTTCAATAAAATAAAGACCAAAAAAGATTCTGCAAGAATAAAATTTCTCCAGAAAGAAGAAATTGAACAACTTAAAAACGCAGAATTGGGAGAAGGAAGCTTAATGGCAAAATTCCGAGATATGTTTGTTTTTTGTATTTATGCAGGTGGACTTCGGATGGGCGATGTGATTTCTTTGCAATGGAAACACATTAATTTTGAAGATTCCAAATTGTCGAAAGTTATCCGAAAAACAGGGAACTTACATAGCTTCAGACTTGTACAACCTGCTTTGGAAGTTCTCAAAAAATACAAAAACGAAAACAGTACTGATGAAAGTTTTGTTTTTTCATTAGTAAAAAATGAAGAGAAATTTTTGAAAAACGAGTATTATGCCATTTCAGAGATTCAACGGATTTCGCAAAATATTAATAATGAGTTTACAGATTTATCACAAAAATTAGAGTTAAACAGTAAACTTACTTTTCATATGAGTAGACATACTTTTGCTACAAATGCCTTGAATAATGGGATGCGTATAGAGCACGTTTCAAAAGTTATGGATCATTCCAGTATTCGTGTAACTGAGATTTATGCAAAAGTCATCAATACAGAATTGGATGCCTCAATGGACAAGTTTGTATATTAA